In one window of Deltaproteobacteria bacterium DNA:
- a CDS encoding Hpt domain-containing protein has protein sequence MDIDKYKRIFVQESGKYLQELNTILIRVEKDLRNRDLWSDIHGKIHSIKGMARALSLDTVSNLCHSMEAWAKEFQGESSTATADAVQVLLDGAELLKGLVAATTDGATVETSQQLERIEALLTKHPGELVDEIPPDHTRPVSAPSSIDRIRVEYSLIEELLGRSQEIILLEKTLPPLSQDQISSGLRSWIDHYISMLRGLHFQLSRLRLMPVNDFISLFEKTVRDLARTYGREVTLEISGGELQVDIGLMERLREPFLHLLRNAVAHGIEPPDEREKTGKRREGKIVFGAEKRRDSLVLTVRDDGRGIDRTTIERYLRDTLGMSDQEISGMPDEQILGTILRVDYSSAAETTQLAGRGIGMDVIASSIEYLNGSMTIHSQPLEGTEFVIALPLSLSIMYAIVFELGPYTLAVPTSHVASIEKMEIPSTGAGGEVYDLGDRLGIGPHMRNPTRIIKLRRPPSINGTLPGGTPDCFTVDAVIGNVPLMIMPSGELLAKAGSFAGIGIMENGDISILLDMEKAWEIS, from the coding sequence ATGGACATTGACAAGTACAAGAGGATCTTCGTACAGGAATCCGGCAAGTATCTGCAGGAACTGAATACGATCCTCATCAGGGTGGAAAAAGATCTCCGTAACCGGGACCTCTGGAGCGACATCCACGGCAAAATTCACTCCATCAAGGGAATGGCCCGGGCGCTCAGCCTGGATACGGTTTCCAACCTGTGCCATTCCATGGAGGCATGGGCCAAGGAGTTTCAAGGGGAGAGCAGCACGGCAACGGCCGATGCCGTTCAGGTACTGCTGGACGGCGCAGAGCTGCTGAAGGGGCTGGTGGCCGCAACGACCGACGGCGCCACGGTTGAAACTTCACAGCAGCTCGAGAGGATTGAAGCACTGCTGACAAAACACCCCGGCGAGCTGGTGGACGAGATACCGCCTGACCATACGCGTCCCGTTTCTGCTCCCTCCAGTATTGATCGGATCCGTGTCGAATATTCGTTGATCGAAGAACTCCTTGGCCGATCTCAGGAAATCATTCTACTGGAGAAAACCCTCCCTCCCCTTTCTCAGGATCAGATATCATCCGGCCTGAGAAGCTGGATCGACCATTACATCTCCATGTTGAGAGGTCTTCACTTCCAGTTGTCCCGATTGCGGCTGATGCCGGTGAATGACTTTATCTCCCTCTTTGAAAAGACCGTCCGGGATCTGGCCAGGACATACGGCAGGGAGGTAACCCTTGAAATCTCCGGGGGTGAACTTCAGGTGGATATCGGGCTCATGGAACGGTTGAGAGAGCCCTTCCTGCACCTCTTGAGAAATGCCGTGGCCCACGGCATCGAGCCACCCGATGAACGGGAAAAAACCGGCAAAAGGCGTGAGGGAAAGATCGTTTTTGGGGCGGAAAAACGGCGAGACAGCCTGGTATTAACGGTGAGAGACGATGGCAGAGGCATCGATCGAACCACGATTGAACGCTACCTCAGGGACACGCTGGGGATGTCAGACCAGGAAATATCCGGCATGCCGGATGAACAGATTCTGGGTACCATCCTGCGGGTGGATTACTCCTCTGCAGCCGAGACGACTCAACTCGCAGGAAGGGGGATCGGGATGGATGTGATCGCCAGTTCCATCGAGTATCTGAACGGGTCCATGACCATTCATTCACAACCCCTCGAAGGAACGGAGTTTGTCATCGCGCTTCCCCTCTCGCTTTCCATCATGTATGCAATCGTGTTTGAATTAGGACCATACACCCTCGCCGTACCCACCTCCCATGTGGCATCGATTGAGAAAATGGAAATCCCGTCCACAGGTGCAGGCGGGGAGGTTTATGATCTGGGGGACAGACTTGGCATCGGTCCCCATATGAGGAACCCGACCCGTATCATCAAGCTCAGACGCCCCCCTTCCATCAACGGCACCCTTCCCGGGGGAACCCCGGATTGTTTTACGGTTGACGCCGTCATCGGCAATGTGCCCCTCATGATCATGCCCTCGGGGGAACTCCTGGCCAAGGCCGGATCCTTTGCGGGGATCGGAATCATGGAAAACGGCGACATATCCATCCTTCTGGATATGGAAAAGGCTTGGGAAATCTCCTGA
- a CDS encoding MFS transporter — protein sequence MESLKRPALVIAVLSSFITPFMGSAINITLPSIGREFQADAVLIGWLVTTYLLSSAVALVPLGRAADIFGRKKFFMAGMGLYTLAALLSALCHSVVQLILCQILLGFGSSMIFATSMAVLISVYPPMERGKVLGIAVASVYIGLSVGPFLGGLLTQHLTWRSVFLANVPLGLIVLYLAGTRLKKEWADAKGEPFDTRGAVIYAVAIICLMYGIASLPQLRSLFLIPLGGFALWAFIRWEISTEYPVFEMALFRANRIFAFSSLAAFIHYAATFSMAFFLSLYLQHIKGLTPQDAGLVLMAQPVVMAVFSPLAGRMSDRIEPRIVATIGMGITTLCLFLFAGIQESTSLPALTAALAVLGFGYALFTSPNTNAIMGSVEKRHYGIASGSVGTMRLLGMVFSMGVATLIFSVFLGRVQITGEVFHLFMKSVRVAFLFFGCLGLIGTIASFIRGNLRS from the coding sequence ATGGAATCATTGAAACGGCCGGCCCTGGTGATCGCTGTCCTGAGTTCCTTTATTACCCCGTTCATGGGGTCGGCGATTAATATCACCCTCCCTTCCATAGGCCGGGAATTCCAGGCGGATGCCGTCCTCATCGGCTGGCTGGTAACCACCTACCTCCTGTCGTCGGCCGTGGCCCTGGTCCCCCTGGGCCGGGCCGCGGATATCTTTGGGAGGAAGAAGTTTTTTATGGCCGGAATGGGCCTGTACACCCTGGCAGCGCTCCTGTCGGCCCTGTGCCATTCCGTGGTGCAGCTTATCCTGTGCCAGATTCTTCTGGGATTCGGCAGCTCCATGATCTTTGCCACGAGCATGGCCGTTCTTATTTCGGTCTATCCGCCGATGGAACGGGGAAAGGTCCTCGGAATCGCCGTGGCGTCCGTTTATATCGGCCTGTCCGTAGGACCTTTTCTCGGAGGGCTCCTGACCCAGCACCTTACCTGGAGAAGTGTCTTTCTCGCCAATGTGCCTCTTGGCCTGATCGTCCTCTATCTGGCAGGCACCCGCCTCAAGAAGGAATGGGCCGATGCAAAAGGAGAACCCTTTGATACCAGAGGTGCCGTCATCTACGCCGTGGCCATCATATGCCTCATGTACGGCATTGCCAGCCTCCCGCAACTCAGGTCCCTCTTCCTGATCCCCCTAGGTGGCTTCGCCCTATGGGCCTTCATCCGGTGGGAGATAAGCACCGAGTATCCCGTCTTTGAAATGGCCCTTTTCCGGGCCAACCGGATTTTTGCCTTTTCAAGTCTGGCAGCCTTCATCCATTATGCCGCCACCTTTTCCATGGCCTTTTTCCTGAGCCTCTACCTCCAGCACATCAAAGGGCTCACCCCCCAAGACGCAGGTCTCGTGCTGATGGCCCAACCGGTGGTCATGGCTGTGTTCTCCCCTTTGGCAGGGAGGATGTCCGATCGGATTGAGCCCCGGATCGTCGCCACCATCGGCATGGGCATTACGACACTCTGTCTGTTTCTCTTTGCCGGGATACAGGAGAGCACCTCTCTTCCCGCCCTCACGGCAGCCCTTGCCGTTCTCGGATTCGGATATGCCCTGTTTACCTCTCCCAATACCAACGCCATCATGGGGTCCGTGGAAAAGCGGCATTACGGCATCGCTTCAGGTTCAGTGGGCACCATGCGACTTCTGGGAATGGTCTTCAGCATGGGGGTGGCCACCTTGATCTTCTCGGTCTTCCTGGGCCGTGTGCAGATTACCGGAGAGGTATTCCACCTCTTCATGAAAAGTGTGCGTGTCGCCTTTCTTTTCTTCGGCTGTCTGGGCCTGATCGGCACCATCGCCTCATTCATCAGGGGGAATCTTCGGTCCTGA
- a CDS encoding NADH:flavin oxidoreductase produces MKNVRYKKLFSPIKVNGLRLKNRITMAPLYLGYASEGGTVSPLMRRHYKEMAQSGAALVVVENAGITPGGMGSPRTIRCDHNRYLSGLEELAQVIKNEKALAGLQINHAGRFAYVDEPVAPSAVPVFNRTPRALTRREITTLQKQFAQAAVRVQKAGFDLVELHGGTGYLLSQFVSPRTNKRDDMYGGGILNRVRFPLEVLKRVKDLVGDFPVGYRFLADEWLPDGLQLNESLVLAKALAENGIAYISVMGGTYESFFLPEIIKKSQRPGYMVSLGAAVKKAVRVPVITAGRISTPARAESILQDKKADLIGLARMLWVDPEWPKKAREGRDNAIIKCSPKCDACFKLVMKGRPALCTRWNKEKRAEYTGMFQ; encoded by the coding sequence ATGAAAAATGTCCGCTACAAGAAGCTCTTCAGTCCAATCAAGGTAAACGGTCTCAGGCTCAAGAACCGCATTACCATGGCCCCCCTTTACCTGGGGTATGCTTCCGAGGGAGGAACAGTCTCTCCGCTGATGCGCCGCCATTACAAGGAGATGGCGCAGAGCGGCGCCGCACTGGTAGTGGTTGAAAACGCCGGCATTACCCCGGGCGGGATGGGTTCGCCCCGGACGATTCGTTGCGATCACAATCGATATCTGAGCGGGCTCGAGGAACTGGCCCAGGTCATAAAGAACGAAAAGGCCCTTGCAGGGCTCCAGATCAACCATGCGGGCCGTTTTGCCTATGTGGATGAGCCGGTGGCGCCTTCGGCGGTCCCCGTCTTCAACAGGACCCCTCGCGCCCTCACCAGGCGGGAGATAACAACCCTCCAGAAGCAGTTTGCCCAGGCCGCGGTGCGGGTTCAAAAGGCCGGATTCGACCTGGTGGAACTCCACGGCGGCACCGGTTACCTCCTCTCCCAGTTTGTATCTCCCAGGACCAACAAGCGGGACGATATGTACGGCGGCGGCATCCTGAACCGGGTCCGCTTTCCCCTGGAGGTATTGAAACGGGTCAAGGATCTGGTGGGCGATTTTCCGGTGGGATACCGGTTCCTGGCCGATGAATGGCTCCCGGACGGGCTTCAACTGAATGAATCGCTGGTACTGGCAAAGGCCCTGGCAGAGAATGGCATCGCCTATATCTCTGTCATGGGCGGGACCTATGAATCGTTTTTTCTTCCCGAGATCATCAAAAAATCCCAGCGGCCCGGCTATATGGTTTCCCTGGGTGCGGCTGTTAAAAAGGCGGTCCGGGTCCCGGTGATCACCGCCGGCCGCATCTCGACCCCTGCCCGGGCAGAATCCATTCTTCAGGATAAAAAGGCGGATCTCATCGGGCTCGCCCGCATGCTCTGGGTGGATCCTGAATGGCCGAAGAAGGCCCGTGAGGGCCGGGACAACGCCATCATCAAGTGCAGCCCCAAATGCGATGCATGCTTTAAACTGGTCATGAAGGGAAGACCTGCCCTCTGTACCCGGTGGAACAAGGAAAAACGGGCCGAGTACACCGGAATGTTTCAATAA
- a CDS encoding acetate kinase, with protein sequence MKILVINTGSSSIKYELFDMAHHRRMASGMAEKIGEDKGHVTHRKMMPGKAPVVKSIEAPIPDHAIGMHRIVDFLMDPEHGVIRRGEDIAAVGHRVVHGGERFSSTTIIDREVISAIRENIPLAPVHNPFNLIGIEVAASFFPNARQVAVFDTAFHQTLPERAFLYAIPFDLYKENRVRRYGFHGISHAYVAEQAAAHMDRPLEALNMISIHLGNGASMAAIKGGKSIDTSMGMTPLAGLVMGSRSGDVDPSLPLLLAGITGMSHKDIETVLNTKSGLKGLCGSNDMRDVISRMEAGDDRAAIAIDVYAYRIRKYIGAYFAALEHLDAVIFTAGIGENAPLIRDLCCRGLNRLGIAVDPKRNLASGDGVREISPPGSEVKVLVIPTDEELKIARETLRMLEMDQ encoded by the coding sequence ATGAAGATACTGGTGATCAACACGGGGAGTTCTTCCATCAAATATGAGCTGTTTGACATGGCGCATCACAGACGAATGGCCTCGGGCATGGCTGAAAAAATCGGTGAAGACAAGGGGCATGTCACCCACCGGAAAATGATGCCCGGAAAGGCGCCTGTAGTGAAATCAATAGAGGCGCCGATCCCCGACCATGCCATCGGAATGCACCGCATCGTCGATTTTCTGATGGACCCGGAACACGGCGTCATCAGAAGGGGGGAGGATATCGCTGCAGTAGGGCACCGGGTGGTCCATGGGGGGGAGAGGTTCTCCAGCACCACGATAATTGACAGAGAGGTCATTTCCGCTATCCGGGAGAATATTCCGCTGGCGCCGGTGCATAACCCCTTCAATCTGATCGGAATCGAGGTGGCGGCGAGTTTTTTTCCAAACGCACGGCAGGTGGCGGTATTTGATACGGCCTTCCATCAGACCCTGCCGGAGAGGGCCTTTCTCTATGCCATCCCTTTTGATTTGTATAAAGAAAATAGGGTCCGACGATACGGATTTCACGGGATCTCCCACGCCTATGTGGCGGAGCAGGCCGCGGCCCATATGGACCGTCCCCTGGAAGCGCTGAACATGATCTCCATACATCTGGGCAACGGGGCCAGCATGGCGGCCATAAAAGGGGGAAAAAGCATCGATACCAGCATGGGGATGACGCCTTTGGCCGGTCTGGTCATGGGGTCCCGTTCAGGCGACGTGGACCCTTCCCTTCCCTTGCTGCTGGCAGGCATCACAGGGATGTCCCACAAGGATATCGAGACCGTGCTGAATACAAAGAGCGGGCTGAAGGGGCTCTGCGGATCCAACGACATGCGAGACGTGATCAGCCGGATGGAAGCCGGAGACGACCGTGCCGCGATTGCCATAGATGTCTATGCCTACAGGATCCGCAAATATATCGGGGCCTATTTTGCGGCCCTGGAGCATCTGGATGCCGTGATCTTTACGGCAGGCATCGGCGAGAACGCCCCCCTTATCCGGGACCTGTGTTGCCGGGGTTTGAACAGACTGGGGATTGCGGTTGACCCGAAAAGAAATCTGGCCAGCGGAGACGGGGTTCGGGAGATCAGTCCGCCCGGCAGTGAGGTCAAGGTCCTGGTTATCCCGACCGATGAGGAATTGAAGATCGCCCGGGAGACTCTGCGGATGCTCGAGATGGATCAATAG
- a CDS encoding universal stress protein, translating to MTEAEKTYNKNILIAVDDSENARRAVSYVGQLLGGLAGFKITVLHVVPEPEEDYFPTAAQKEEWLSKYTRKIEVLLEDCRKSLIGKGFDPEDVSVRSTLRYCPSMAECILAERDETQYSTIVVGRQGLSRSEEFLFGSISSKIVNHARNCVVWVVE from the coding sequence ATGACCGAAGCTGAAAAAACCTACAACAAGAATATCCTGATTGCCGTGGATGACTCAGAGAATGCCCGTCGGGCGGTCTCTTATGTGGGCCAGCTCCTGGGGGGCCTTGCCGGCTTCAAGATCACTGTCCTCCATGTGGTCCCCGAACCCGAAGAGGATTACTTCCCCACCGCGGCCCAGAAGGAGGAATGGCTGTCTAAATACACCCGGAAAATCGAGGTCCTCCTGGAAGACTGCCGCAAGAGCCTGATAGGGAAGGGATTTGACCCGGAAGATGTCAGCGTGCGTTCCACGCTCCGCTACTGCCCCTCCATGGCCGAGTGCATCCTGGCTGAACGTGATGAAACCCAATACAGCACCATTGTGGTGGGCAGACAGGGGCTGTCGAGGAGTGAAGAGTTCCTCTTCGGGAGCATCTCCAGCAAGATTGTCAACCATGCACGGAACTGCGTGGTGTGGGTGGTGGAATAA
- a CDS encoding Hsp20/alpha crystallin family protein yields the protein MDLVPWKPFGELSLFRGEMDKLWDRFFGEKPFVKGFSEGWSPSVDISETEDNLFVKADLPGLEAKDVNVSISGDLFTIKGEKKKEKEEKDEHHHYIERYAGTFQRSFRLPVSIQSDKVEASFKKGVLKVTLPKSEEARKKEIEIKVK from the coding sequence ATGGATTTAGTACCCTGGAAACCGTTTGGAGAACTCAGTTTATTCCGCGGAGAAATGGATAAGCTCTGGGACAGATTTTTTGGCGAAAAGCCCTTTGTCAAGGGTTTTTCAGAGGGATGGTCGCCGTCCGTGGACATATCGGAGACCGAGGACAACCTTTTCGTCAAGGCTGACTTGCCGGGGCTGGAGGCAAAGGATGTGAACGTCAGCATCTCGGGGGACCTTTTCACCATAAAGGGTGAAAAGAAAAAAGAAAAGGAAGAAAAAGACGAGCACCATCACTATATTGAACGATATGCCGGGACGTTCCAGCGTTCCTTTCGGCTCCCGGTCAGCATCCAATCCGACAAGGTGGAGGCCTCCTTCAAGAAAGGCGTACTCAAGGTAACCCTGCCGAAATCGGAAGAAGCCAGAAAGAAAGAGATAGAGATCAAGGTCAAATGA
- a CDS encoding class II SORL domain-containing protein, translating into MEFSGIIKTAESEGKEKHVPRITIDKGHQSGRDIVRIVVGHEVEHPNTLEHHIAWIELYGVKKENDQVVHLGRGAWAPVYSNPNVRFQINQIGDFKAFHALAYCNIHGLWSSTLDV; encoded by the coding sequence ATGGAATTCTCAGGAATCATCAAGACAGCGGAATCTGAAGGGAAGGAAAAGCATGTCCCGAGGATTACGATAGACAAGGGACACCAGTCGGGGAGGGACATTGTGCGCATCGTGGTGGGCCACGAGGTGGAGCATCCCAACACCCTGGAACACCACATCGCCTGGATTGAACTGTACGGGGTCAAGAAAGAAAACGATCAGGTCGTTCATCTGGGTCGCGGGGCCTGGGCCCCGGTTTACTCCAATCCCAACGTCCGTTTCCAGATCAACCAGATCGGGGACTTCAAGGCGTTCCATGCCCTGGCCTACTGCAATATCCATGGTCTCTGGTCGAGTACGCTGGACGTATAA
- the acs gene encoding acetate--CoA ligase: MRQKMNPLKDRYSVPEAFRRPARISGREAYDREYDRSIGDPEGYWGEKAQELLSWHAPWERVLEHDFSQGRVAWFQGGRLNAAYNCLDRHIQTWRRNKAAIIFEGERIGDSRTFTYQDLYYEVNKLAQVLKKLGVRKGDRVTLYLPMIPHLVIAMLACARIGAVHSVVFGGFSAESLANRIQDCRSRFLITSDGGFRSGRVVTLKHNADEALEHCPSVEKVLVVRRTRWEVSMKPGRDVWYHREMRAPDLKPYCEPEWMDAEDPLFILYTSGSTGKPKGLVHTTGGYLLYAVSTFLDVFDYRDEDTFWCTADIGWVTGHSYLVYGPLCAGASSVMFEGVPSYPAYDRFWDVVEKYRISSFYTAPTAIRALHREEDALVRNRDVSSLRLLGTVGEPINPEAWHWYYEVVGRGRCPIVDTWWQTETGGILLSPLPGAIETKPGAATVPYFGIEPCLLDENGHEIEGPGKGLLCIKSPWPGMARTIYDDPERFQKTYFSDHPGYYVTGDGARRDEDGDYWITGRVDDVINVSGHRLGTAEVESALQAHPAVAEAAVVGFPHEIKGEGIYAFVILKPDQTPSDALRKELVQQVRRLIGPIATPEEIQWADALPKTRSGKIMRRLLRKISAGDISDLGDTSTLLDADVVERLIRGAKRP; encoded by the coding sequence ATGCGCCAGAAGATGAATCCGTTGAAGGATCGATATTCCGTGCCGGAGGCATTTCGGCGTCCGGCACGGATCTCGGGACGTGAGGCCTATGATCGCGAATATGACCGCTCCATTGGGGATCCGGAAGGCTACTGGGGGGAGAAGGCCCAAGAGCTTCTGTCCTGGCACGCCCCCTGGGAAAGGGTACTTGAGCATGACTTCAGCCAAGGCCGCGTGGCATGGTTTCAGGGCGGCAGATTGAACGCCGCCTACAACTGCCTGGACCGGCACATTCAGACCTGGCGGCGCAACAAGGCCGCTATTATCTTCGAGGGGGAACGGATCGGCGACAGCCGCACCTTTACCTATCAGGATCTCTATTACGAGGTCAACAAGCTGGCCCAGGTACTGAAAAAGCTGGGCGTCCGGAAAGGCGATCGGGTCACGCTCTATCTCCCCATGATTCCTCATCTGGTCATTGCCATGCTCGCATGTGCGCGTATCGGGGCGGTTCACAGCGTGGTCTTCGGCGGGTTCAGCGCCGAGTCTTTGGCCAATCGGATCCAGGACTGCCGGTCCCGATTTCTCATTACCAGTGACGGCGGATTCCGGTCGGGACGGGTGGTGACCCTGAAACACAATGCGGATGAGGCCCTGGAACACTGTCCCTCGGTGGAAAAGGTGCTCGTGGTTCGCCGGACCCGATGGGAGGTATCCATGAAGCCGGGCCGCGATGTCTGGTATCACCGGGAGATGCGGGCCCCGGATCTCAAGCCCTATTGCGAACCCGAATGGATGGATGCCGAAGACCCGCTGTTCATCCTCTACACCTCCGGCAGCACAGGCAAGCCCAAGGGGCTGGTGCACACCACCGGGGGGTATCTTCTGTATGCGGTAAGCACGTTTCTGGATGTATTTGATTACAGGGATGAGGATACTTTCTGGTGTACGGCGGATATCGGCTGGGTCACCGGCCACAGCTATCTGGTTTACGGCCCACTCTGCGCGGGCGCCAGCAGCGTTATGTTCGAGGGGGTCCCAAGCTATCCGGCCTATGACCGATTCTGGGATGTGGTGGAAAAATATCGGATCAGCAGCTTTTACACCGCGCCCACCGCCATCCGGGCCCTTCACAGGGAGGAGGACGCACTGGTCCGCAACCGGGATGTGAGCAGCCTTCGTCTACTGGGTACTGTGGGGGAACCGATCAACCCGGAGGCCTGGCACTGGTATTATGAGGTGGTGGGCCGGGGCCGGTGCCCGATTGTGGATACCTGGTGGCAGACCGAAACCGGAGGAATCCTTCTGAGCCCCCTGCCGGGGGCGATTGAGACCAAGCCGGGCGCCGCAACGGTCCCCTACTTCGGGATAGAACCCTGCCTGCTGGATGAAAACGGACATGAAATTGAAGGGCCGGGCAAAGGGCTTCTCTGTATAAAGAGTCCCTGGCCGGGAATGGCCCGCACGATCTACGATGATCCGGAACGTTTTCAAAAGACCTATTTTTCGGATCATCCCGGCTACTACGTTACCGGTGACGGGGCCAGACGGGATGAGGACGGCGACTACTGGATCACCGGCCGGGTGGACGATGTGATCAATGTCAGCGGGCACCGTCTGGGTACGGCCGAAGTGGAAAGCGCTCTTCAGGCACACCCGGCAGTGGCGGAGGCCGCGGTCGTAGGCTTTCCTCATGAGATCAAGGGCGAGGGGATATATGCCTTTGTCATCCTCAAACCGGATCAGACGCCGAGCGATGCGCTCCGTAAGGAACTGGTGCAACAGGTGCGTCGGCTCATCGGCCCGATTGCCACGCCCGAAGAGATACAATGGGCGGACGCCCTCCCCAAGACGCGAAGCGGAAAAATCATGCGCCGGCTCCTGAGGAAGATTTCAGCGGGAGATATCTCCGATTTGGGCGATACTTCAACGCTGTTGGATGCGGATGTCGTGGAACGACTCATCCGGGGTGCAAAAAGGCCTTGA
- a CDS encoding aldolase has protein sequence MDLKENDVLVPLDVPRAMREDYISNYRTITGNSGRLMLFAGDQKVEHLNSDFHGEGIHPDDGDPEHLFRIASRSKIGVFATQLGLIARYGMDYPDVPYLVKLNSKTNLVKTSQSDPFSNQWFDVEEVIDFRDNSGLTIAAVGYTLYLGSEYEPEMLHQAAWAVSNAHQHGLITVLWIYPRGKAVADEKDPHLIAGATGVAACLGSDFVKVNYPKKAGHDSKEMFKEAVLAAGRTKVVCAGGSSVDAKGFLQRLHDQIFVSGASGNATGRNIHQKSLDEAIKMCNAIYAITVNGETVEEAMKMMK, from the coding sequence ATGGATTTGAAAGAGAATGATGTCCTGGTCCCTCTGGATGTTCCAAGGGCCATGAGAGAGGACTATATCTCGAATTATCGCACCATTACCGGAAACAGCGGGCGATTGATGCTCTTTGCGGGAGATCAGAAGGTCGAACATCTGAACAGCGATTTTCATGGGGAAGGAATTCATCCGGATGACGGCGATCCGGAGCACCTGTTCAGGATCGCAAGCCGGTCGAAGATAGGGGTTTTTGCAACCCAGCTCGGTCTGATTGCCAGATATGGGATGGATTATCCTGATGTGCCGTATCTGGTGAAACTGAACTCCAAGACAAATCTCGTTAAGACGTCTCAGTCGGATCCGTTCAGCAATCAGTGGTTCGATGTGGAAGAAGTCATTGATTTTCGGGACAACAGCGGGCTCACCATTGCGGCAGTCGGCTATACGCTCTATCTGGGCAGTGAATACGAACCCGAGATGCTTCATCAGGCCGCCTGGGCCGTCTCCAATGCGCATCAGCATGGGTTGATCACCGTACTCTGGATCTATCCCCGCGGCAAGGCGGTGGCGGATGAAAAAGACCCCCACCTGATCGCCGGCGCCACGGGTGTGGCCGCATGTCTTGGCAGCGATTTTGTGAAGGTGAACTATCCCAAAAAGGCGGGGCATGACTCCAAGGAGATGTTCAAAGAAGCGGTATTGGCGGCAGGTCGCACCAAGGTCGTTTGCGCGGGCGGTTCAAGTGTGGATGCAAAAGGCTTTCTGCAACGCCTTCACGATCAGATATTCGTCAGCGGTGCATCAGGAAATGCCACCGGCAGAAACATTCACCAGAAATCCTTAGATGAGGCCATAAAGATGTGCAATGCCATCTATGCAATCACCGTAAACGGGGAAACCGTGGAGGAGGCGATGAAGATGATGAAATGA